The genomic DNA cggggcgccagcttgtgagaagcggtggcggaggtgatAGGGTAAcacacacccgaagacccgaaggtggtcgtagcgaggaggggtaccgaagagagcgtggtgtggagtgggagcaggagaagcagtggacggaaggcggttgagcaggtaggtggcggtgtggaggctctcagcccagaagcgcgggggcagagaggcctggatcagaagggtgcgcacgacgtcgtgcgaatcatccgctcagtctTGCCGTTCTgcggagaggtatacggacaagacatacgcagctgaacaccccgagagaggaagaaggaacgggaggtggagttatcgaactcccgcccgttgtcacactggacggccttaacagtgaggccgaactgagtggacacccaggcaaagaagtggaggagagtGGGGAATGtttcagacttggcgcgcaaagggaaagtccaagagtaatgagaaaaatcatcaacaatgaccagataatatttatagccagacatgctgagtacaggagatgtccacaggtcacagtgaataagatcaaaagcatgcgcatcatgcgaagaagaagaaaacggaagtctaacatgacgacctaactggcacgcatgacagaggtgctcagcaggagccatAGTATATGGAACATCGGTATTACGACTAAGCTGAGCCAagacgtcgcggccggggtgaccaagcggcggtgccaggtggtggaagaaggcgtcacggcaaaagcagtagacgaagaagaagtcgaagacggagcagcggaagcaggaagccgaagagtgtaaaggggccccgagctgtcacatcggaggagcggacgtcgggaagccgaatccttcacagtaagaccagaagagtcaaattcgatagaacatgagttgtcagcagtaaactggcgaatgaaagaaggttgtgaaccatttgaggagcaacaagaacattgggaagacgaggagcagaacccacagcggtgacaggaaggcaagacccatcaccaaccatgatagaagaaggacaagaagggtgtgggggtcggacagaagagaggataccggcatcaggagtggtgtggaaggaggcacccgagtcggcgatccactcggtgctgaccggcggcgtcagtcccatggcgctgaaggactgcgccagagcgggcggggtccagtacggcgcggagaggggagcatcaccggtgaacatggccgtcggctggagctgaggacgagcccCCTTCttggaccctggaacggccacatcgagatgcgccctgaccatgggttgctgaaggatggccagggcgtacctccaggggcaggagCAGAAGCGGGAGTCGgagtcggcgcgccccgacggcccccaccggtatcCCCAGAAGCAGGACCActagtgccaccaccaccaccacgtccccccgccgacgacgtccacgccccccccccacctccggTTTGCCCGGcaggagcagcaccaaggagagaggtggcaggggcggcggaggaagccggtggagcagcgacgagcgcgatggaggtggacgagggcgatccgggcgcgagacccctggtgatctcctcgagggcgaggtcgtcccagacctgcaggaaggaggggaagggcctctggcgggcgatccagctcttcaggtggtcataggtgctgctcaggcctcgcaggacattgagcaccaaggcccgatcggacaccggatccccgaggtcgtaaagagcatcggccatgcccttcatccgccggcagtactcaccaacggagaggtccccctgcacgaaggtgcggaaaGTGGCGTCGAGCTagagggcgcggtactcggcgttgccgaggaactgcccctcgagcgccacccaggcctgtcgcgcggtgcttccgtgggtcctgacgagatcctgaagatctagggagatggtctcgaagatccaggacatgacgacgctgtcgaggcgcagccacgccacgtCCTGCTCCTCGATCGGCGTGTtgaggaggacgtggtcgtcgagggcgtagcggcggagggcgagcaggacctggtcccgccagcgtccgtaggaggaggacggtgaccagagccctgatgttctggacgccggcggcctggaggtggagctgggcgaccatggggtcggtcgggtcgtaccgggctccagatccagcgggcggggcctggtgggaggaagaggcgccggGCTCGGGGACGACGTGCGGCTGGTCAGAGGAGACGCGGAGGAAGtgctgctccgcctcggcgacccggagagcgagggcgtcggccgtggcgcgctcgcTCTCCCAGGCaagggcagccacgcggacccgctcctgggcccgccgaagcctccgacttggcggcgaggagggccgcggcgagagcggcgtcggcctgctgcccgcggagggcggcggcggagagcggtGCATCCTCGGGCGACATCCCGAGGCCAGGCCATGCGGGAtcgggcgcggcgtcggcggccggcTGCTTgccggcagcgacggcggctcgatgggcggcggcggcctgcgcggcggccgcAGGCCCCGCAGCCCCCGCACCCGTgtcagcagaggcggcggcggcggcgggcaggggcccctgctgggcggcggcggcagctgcggcAGCCCCTgctgggctcaatatacaccaacaatatacaccaacaattGACCTTGGCTGTTCCTAATTGCTctgccttctttttcttgcagaaCGCATTGGCCCCAGTCAATTGGCCAGAGTAGAACCTTCAGTATCATCACTTGTTGCTATGTCTTCTGCTGGCACACGAGTGCCAATGCAAAGACCTGACCGGGGAGGCTCATCATCTCAAGCAAAGGTCAAACTTTTGGTGAACCACTTCATTGTCAACTACCGACAGGCTTCTACCATTTTTCACTATGACATAGACATCAAGCTTGATCAAGCTTCCCCTAAGGCTTCAGGCAAGGAGCTCTCCAAGGCCGAGTTTCTTTCTGTCAAGGATGAGCTCTTCAAGGACACTGACTTTCGGCGTCTTTCGTCATGTGTTGCTTATGATGGCGGAAGAAATCTATTTACTTCTGCTGAACTGCCGGAAGGTTTATTCCGCGTGAGAGTTCGGTCCAAGACTTACATTGTATCAGTAGATTTAAAGAAGCAGATGCCATTGAGTCAACTCTCAGAGTTACCCGTGCCTAGAGAGGTCTTGCAGGGTCTTGATGTCATTGTGCGCGAGGCCTCTAGATGGCGCAAGATTATCGTTGGTAAAGGATTTTACTCACCAGATAACAGTCTAGATATTGGGCAGAATGCTGTGGCTCTGAAAGGAGCACAACAGACGCTTaaacatactcagcaagggCTGATCCTATGCGTTGACTACTCAGTGATGCCATTTTATAAAGCTGGGCCAGTGATGGATCTTGTTGAGAAGATAGTGGGGCGCCTTGATTACAGGACAACTCTGAACAAGAGGCAAGTTGAAAATTTGGATTATGAGCTTAAAGGCCGGCGTGTGACTGTGATTCACCGCAGGACTAATCAGAAGTACACTGTGCAAGGTTTGACACCCTTGCCTACCAGCCAGTTGACCTTTGTGGATGCTGAAACCAGACAAACAAAGAGACTTGTCGACTATTATGCTCAGAAACATGGCAAGGTGATTGAGTATCAGATGCTTCCATGCCTGGATttgagcaagagcaaggatAAACCAAATCATGTGCCAATTGAGCTTTGCACTCTACTTGAAGGGCAGAGGTATCCAAAGGCAAACTTGGATAAGAATTCTGATAGAACACTAAAATCGGAGGCCCTAATTCCTGCATTTAGGCGGAAGAAGGAGATTCTGGACTTGGTGAATTCTAGAGATGGACCTTGCAGGTACTGTTTTTTCTGTCTGTTCTTCCCTTTCTTGAATACTCTGTATGTTCCTTTTGTCAACCTAAAAACTTGAGGAACTGCTATGCTTAACTGTCAGTGAAGTTTAGATGCAATGCAGTTGAATTTGTTATTAACTTTTGGGTTATTCGTTTTTCTGCAATAAATAATGTCCATTCATTGGACTCATCTGTACCTGTAACCATATTATTAGTTCTCTTTGTCTAATTTGCTTGCCGCCATTTTTTCTTGTAACATATCCTTTCTAGGACAGCAAACAAAGTGATAGCCTTTTCTTTTCAATGGAATATGTGATGTTTATATGTTACTAACTGTCATTTCATTTACAGTGGTGAGATAGCCCATCAATTTGGGATTTCCTTGGATGTACAAATGACTGAAGTCACGGGTAGGATCCTTCCGCCACCCAACCTAAAACTTGGCACATCCAATGGCCAGACCTGCAAATTCAGTATCGATCAGGATAGCTGCCAGTGGAACCTTATGAAGAAGAAACTAGTAGAGGGCCGCGATCTTGATTGCTGGGGCATTGTTGACTTCAGTGCACGTCCGTCTCACCCCAGGCAGGAACCCCTCAATGGAAGGATGTTTGTTGAAAAGATCGTGAAGAAGTGCTGTGACCTCGGCATCCGGATGAACACTACTCCATGCTTCGTGCACATATCAGGAATGGCAGTGCTCTCTGATCCACATCAACTGCACGaggagctaaacaaagcaaaacaaACTGCAGTCAGCAAGAAGCAGAAGCTAAAGCTCCTGTTCTGCCCAATGTCTGAGCAGCATCCAGGCTACAAGACACTGAAGCTGATATGTGACACGGAGCTGGGGATCCTGACCCAGTGTTTCCTGAGCAACCTCGCAAACAAGCCGCAGGGCCAGGACCAGTACATGACCAACCTTGCTCTCAAGATCAACGGCAAGCTTGGTGGCAGCAATGTCCAGCTGTTTGACTCACTCCCACGGGTCAGCGGCGTGCCTTTCATGTTCATCGGGGCTGATGTTAACCATCCGTCACCCGGGAATGTGGAGAGCCCGTCAATCGCAGCTGTGGTTGCGTCTATCAACCCTGGCGTCAACAAGTACGCATCAAGAATCCGCGCCCAGCCACACCGCTGCGAGGTGATCCAACAGCTTGGTGAGATCTGCTTGGAGCTCATCAGAGTCTTTGAGAAGCAGAACTGTGTGAAGCCGAAGAGGATCATCTACTTCCGTGACGGTGTGAGCGACGGGCAGTTCGACATGGTCTTGAACGAGGAGCTGGCGGACATGGAGAAGGCGATCAAGGTGAATGGCTACTCGCCGACCATCACCGTGATCGTGGCCAAGAAGCGGCACCACACGCGGCTGTTCCCCAAGGACCAGGGCCAGCCGCAGACTAGGAACGGCAATGTGCCACCTGGCACGGTGGTGGACACGGGCGTGGTGGACCCGTCGGCGTATGATTTCTACCTATGCAGCCACAACGGGCTGCTAGGGACGAGCCGGCCCACGCACTACTACAGCCTGGTGGATGAGCACGGCTTCAGCTCTGATGACCTGCAGAAGCTGATCTACAACCTGTGCTTCGTGTTCGCGCGGTGCACCAAGCCGGTGTCGCTGGCGACACCCGTCTACTACGCCGACCTTGCGGCTTACCGCGGCAGGCTCTACTATGAGGCGGGCTTGAAGTCGGGAACCTTTGAAGTTGGGAACTTCCCGAGGCTGCACAAGGACCTGGAGGACAACATGTTCTTCATCTGACACCTGCTTGTTTTCACCGGTGTCCACCTGGAGCATGGTCTGTTTGTAGATCATGCGTTTATTGGTCGCGTCTTTTTTTCTCGTCATTTATTTCGTACTGCAGTGAGTGACGTTCACTTTTAACTACACTCTTGTTACGTTTTTGTCACCGAAAGTTGAAACATTGGTGATCTGGTGTAAATATGGTTTGAGTTAACGAACCTTTGCTGAATGACTTTGTTGTACAGACACTGTATGACAGCATATGGGCGAAAAGGAGGCCTAGTCTTTTTGAGTTCTTATTAGACTGTTGTATATCACTGCGTCGTCATTTCCTTCTGTAAAATAGATATATTGCAGGTTCCATTGATATGCATCCGGGTCAGGTTATCGAGTTCGGAGCTGAAAAATATCTGTCTGAGAGTTGGCGAAGAGGCCTATTAGCAGTGTGCGTGCATTTTTAAGCAGACATGTCCAACTCCAACCTGACACCTGTGCGTGATCATTCTAAAAGACTTCTGTCTGTCATCAACGATGTTATTTATACGCATGGAGTTCATACAGTGAGAACGTAGTACGCGACAGTTCTATTTTTGCGCAGCATTCATCCATAACTTTATGATGAattggaaaatttcaaacatcTGTTGCACACCCGATGTTATACACACATGGAGTTCATACAGTGAGAACGTACGCGACAGTTTTATTTTTGCGCAGCATTCATCCATAACTTTATGATGAattggaaaatttcaaacatcTGTTGCACACCAACTGCTAACGGAGTTCCAACTGAAGGGTGAAAAACATCATGAGGTCAACAACCCGGCACGTCTTATATTGTGCGGTCAGCACATAAAAGAATAGCACATTCACCTTCCTTGCGAGCAACCTAACCTAGTATTCAGAGAGCCAAATCATATACAGAACAACCCcctaccccaccccaccccacccacaGGGTTCCACCAAACATCAGTTCTCAGGCAGTTCACGATAATGAGAACGGAAGACAGAAAACCTGCCACCAAGTGTTCAGCAGTCATGTGTTCTTAGGTGAACAGCTGCCTCCTGCGTGGAGGCGCAGGAGGATGGGGGGCAAAGTGCTCGAGCAGGTGGGCTATTGCTGCCTACCAAATACCGATATTCTAGGCGgtgcaatcaaagaaaatcCCACACCGGTATTGAGGACTGACCCTCATCACCATTCTGATGATCGATTTGGGGAGTTGTCTCCACGAATTGCAATGCATGCATATCACCAGGATATCCCTGCAGGAGTGTACAATTTCCATTGACTAAAGAGGCATTTTGAAAGATTAAAAATAGCAACTTTTCAACATAATGCGCATATGTACTTTGATTATATGCAAGATAGGTTCACAGCGAAAAAGAATATCAAATGCTAAGGGGAAAAAATAAATCCAGGATATACTTCTCTACAAGCAACAATAATCTCTAGAACTCACTTGGGTTAGTTGACCATTCCCAGgaaattgctgctgctgctgcaaggtTGAAACCAAGGAAGTCTGCAGGCAACACGAACCTGAGAATCTTGATGCTTAATTAACATGATAAGAATTTTAAATTATAGACGAACACAGACCTGACCAAACTGATTCAAATTGTCGTGAAGGTTCTGTGAGATACCAAGACCAAAGTTGTGACCAAGTACATAATGTCCCTGCATGATGAAAGCATCAGCTAATGTGCTATTTTTCCAGATCAACAAGGAGCATATGTTGGCACCCTACTTAAGGACTCACCTGCATTAATTGATCTGGAATGAACGGGTTCGAAGTATTCCTTGTTTCTGTTTGTACACTTCCTGGTATAATATTCATCTCTCCACTTGGTCCACCCTTTGTTTCATCAGATTGCCCTACATTAATGATAATAGATAAATTATTTAGAATGCTCAGATAGTACATGCAGAACACAAAAGGTATAAATCCACAAGGAATTCATGTATACGCACCTGTTCTCACTTTCTTTCGTTTATTGGTTTCTGGATCATTTCTGCGCCGAGTGACTTCACACTTCTTTCCAGTAGAACCTAGAGCTTCATGGCTACTATTAAGTAGATAGTCATTCTGGGCCATGTGAGTTAATTGGTCTGTAAAGGAATAACCAGATGACTTGTCAGCCAGAGTAGATCGCAAAGTTCCTTCTACTTCTGCAAGAAGTTGATCTGATTGACTTGCCATCAGTGCAAATGTCTCTATGTTCTCTGCAGCCTTAGCAGCAATCTTATAGAACAAGCGGCAAAGGGCTGCATAACGTCCTGGAACGGAAAATTTTGTGTCActttcaaaattaaatccatCAGCTTCTTCCATTGTCACCAACTTCGCATCTTTCCTCCACCTCTTCAGAAAGTACTGTGGGGGAATCTCTTTAACATTCCTCAGCTCGTATACTTTTAATATATGGCCGCATAACAGTCCAGCATTTTCAAACTTTTTGCATGTACATGCAACCGTACCATTTGATGAGTCAAAACGCACAAGCTGGTCCTTGGTCTTGTTCTTGACAGTAACCATATATTCAGAAAGAGAGCCAAACTCCCCACAACCATAAGCCATACAGTCGAGACTTAGTTCACATTCCCTTCTAAATAAGTCAAAAGTTATTGGCGTATACAAATTCGCAGCCTGCCATAGGAACGGCAGAGGTATTCTTGGCACCCCTTGATTGGCTTGATAATCAGCTTGCATCTCTGCTTGTCTCCTCTTCTCTGCTGAACATTGAAAAAACTTCAAAAAAGAGGATAGATCTGTATCACAGCCCAAGTACGCTTCGAGCCTAGTGCCAACATTTTCAGTGTGTACCATGCTTTGGATACCCCCAGAGAATATTTGTCGATTGTATGGCATGGCCCAATGTTCCCGATCTTCATAAAGCTTAATTAATAATTCATTCTCTCTAAGGTTGTATTTCTCCATTATCATATTCCATGTGTCAACAAACTCCTGTTCATCCTCGATATCAAATACACAGTGTCTAAAATCATGTGTGAACTCTTCAGAAGTACAAAACATATGTGCTACAGACTTAACAGTACTCTGGTATATTTGCCACACGCAGAAACGGTGCATAGTGCCAGGCCAAGTAAGACCCAACGCTTCCTTCAAAGGCGCAGATCGATCAGTCAAAATTGTCTTTGGGTGTTTCCCACACATGGCACTCTTAAAAGTCTCAAGAAGCCACTTAAAAGACTCAACAGTTTCATCATATAGAAAAGCCGCACCAAATATGACCATTTGCCTATGATGGTTCATACCTAGAAACAAAGCTAAGGGCCTGCTGCAGTCATTTTGCTTGTAGATCATGTCAAAGCAGACAACATCGCAGAAGTAGTGATAGTCCAAGATTGACCTTGCATCAGCCCAGAAGACATTAGCCACTTTGTCATTTTCATCCACCTGAATTGCATAGTAGAACGATGGATTATCACTCTTCATTCTTCGAAAATAATCCATCAGAGCTCTGAGATCCCCTGATTTCATATCTTTGGTGGACTTGGACCGAAGATAATTCTTGTACCCTGGAGGAATGCCACTGGCTTGGCTTCCAGGTTGAGCCTTGGCCAACATTCTCTGTGATTTCAACATCTCAATATCAAATGGTGCAGCAAGCTGGTGATTGTGATCCTCCACAAATTCTGTGACCCTATATTTACCACTAGGTGTTAACTTTATAGCAATACGTGCAGGGCAACCCATCCTTGTCTCTGGGCGAGGTCTCTTGGCATCATTCTTTGAGCGAAGTCCCTCCCTAGAACAGATATAGACCCTTGACCTGTTGGAATTTTTAGAAGTTTTATCCAACCATCCTTTCCGGACACTAAATCCCATATTTCCTGCATAACTAACATAATACTCGTATGCTTTTTCTTCACTCTCAAAGATCATGCCAACTATGGGCACTCCTCCAGCATTTGAGACGACTTCTGGTGGCAATTCTGGCTCTTCTTCTGCCTTTCCTTCAGGATTATCTGCAGTCTGGGGGAAAACAAAAGCTCTTACAGAACAGTAGTGTGGACAACTAAGTCTATATGAGCTCATCTTTCGCAGTGCCGTGCAAAGCTCTGTCAGAAACTTGTGATCATTTTGACAAAACACAGAGCCAACATATCAATCTTAGCATTGGTACTTTCTACTGCACTGGTTCATTTATGCAATCAATATAACCCACTAGACAATCAAGCAGACGAGCCAAGGCCTCAATATTTCTGACATTAAAACTGCAATGCTAATACAAAGTTCTGCCTAGTTACCACATGGCGAAATTCATACAAAAATTAGCCTCTGTTTTTCTTTCAGGAACGTTAACTCAGCTTATTTGCAAAGTGCAATGCGAAGTGGTTTCCATTCTTGAGGAACCGGATATCCCAGACTGTACCTGGGCATCCTCCTTGCCGAGGAACTTCCCTCCAGCACCCCTCCGTCGTCGCTCCGCCAGAGCCTGCCTCGATGGGACCTGCTACCACCAGCAGCAGAAGCAACCGCCAAAAAAACATGTCAGCTCCAGCCTGATTGTGCGCTCCTCAGTCCAATCATCCCACTAAACTAAGCTCTCTTCAAACGAATCGGACCTTGCTCGCCGCGCGGTTGACGGCCTGGCGGCCGCTCCGCTTCTGCATGTAGCGGAGGATGATGCCCCGGCGCTCCTCGTGCGTGTAGCGGGAGACGTGGATTCCCAGCTCGCGGAGCAGCCGCGATGGATGGGAAGAAGGCAGCCCCGCCTCGGACCCGTCCGTTTCGTCTTCGGCGGCGCGCGTTTCCTGGCCGCCGGCCTTGGGCTGGCTCTTGGGAAAGGCACGGCGTTTCTTGGAACTGGAGAGGTCGAGGTAGGTGCGCACGATGTGGGAGATACGCGAGGTCGGGTGACGACGCTGGGTGGGCTCCACTGATGGGGTTGGCGCtggttcgccggcggcggcagggtcgCCGGAAGTGGATGGGGTGGCCATGGTGGTGGACCAGTGGTGGGATCGGGAGGACGAAGCCTGGGGGATCGAGTAGAAAGGTGGGGtgtatgacatgtgggtccaTGGACTGAGTCCTTTAGAGGAGTTATACGTAGGATCCACCTGTCAGTGAGAGTGACCGTGTACCATCTGGCTCCCTTTTGCATTTCAATGGTTTTCT from Panicum virgatum strain AP13 chromosome 7N, P.virgatum_v5, whole genome shotgun sequence includes the following:
- the LOC120682263 gene encoding protein FAR1-RELATED SEQUENCE 5-like, which encodes MATPSTSGDPAAAGEPAPTPSVEPTQRRHPTSRISHIVRTYLDLSSSKKRRAFPKSQPKAGGQETRAAEDETDGSEAGLPSSHPSRLLRELGIHVSRYTHEERRGIILRYMQKRSGRQAVNRAASKVPSRQALAERRRRGAGGKFLGKEDAQTADNPEGKAEEEPELPPEVVSNAGGVPIVGMIFESEEKAYEYYVSYAGNMGFSVRKGWLDKTSKNSNRSRVYICSREGLRSKNDAKRPRPETRMGCPARIAIKLTPSGKYRVTEFVEDHNHQLAAPFDIEMLKSQRMLAKAQPGSQASGIPPGYKNYLRSKSTKDMKSGDLRALMDYFRRMKSDNPSFYYAIQVDENDKVANVFWADARSILDYHYFCDVVCFDMIYKQNDCSRPLALFLGMNHHRQMVIFGAAFLYDETVESFKWLLETFKSAMCGKHPKTILTDRSAPLKEALGLTWPGTMHRFCVWQIYQSTVKSVAHMFCTSEEFTHDFRHCVFDIEDEQEFVDTWNMIMEKYNLRENELLIKLYEDREHWAMPYNRQIFSGGIQSMVHTENVGTRLEAYLGCDTDLSSFLKFFQCSAEKRRQAEMQADYQANQGVPRIPLPFLWQAANLYTPITFDLFRRECELSLDCMAYGCGEFGSLSEYMVTVKNKTKDQLVRFDSSNGTVACTCKKFENAGLLCGHILKVYELRNVKEIPPQYFLKRWRKDAKLVTMEEADGFNFESDTKFSVPGRYAALCRLFYKIAAKAAENIETFALMASQSDQLLAEVEGTLRSTLADKSSGYSFTDQLTHMAQNDYLLNSSHEALGSTGKKCEVTRRRNDPETNKRKKVRTGQSDETKGGPSGEMNIIPGSVQTETRNTSNPFIPDQLMQGHYVLGHNFGLGISQNLHDNLNQFGQTSLVSTLQQQQQFPGNGQLTQGYPGDMHALQFVETTPQIDHQNGDEGQSSIPVWDFL
- the LOC120682262 gene encoding protein argonaute 2-like — translated: MDYERGGGGGGGGRGRGRGRGGGGGGGGAGRGGGGYGRHGYGGGGGGYGGGGSGGGGGYGHDEGGGYGGGRGGGGYHGPRGGGGGGYGAGAGGRGGRGPAGGAGQAYGPGGGSAWAPAPAPGSGRGRGGGGAGYVPVAWAPAQAPAVRGIAPKDNEAPSSSGSVERIGPSQLARVEPSVSSLVAMSSAGTRVPMQRPDRGGSSSQAKVKLLVNHFIVNYRQASTIFHYDIDIKLDQASPKASGKELSKAEFLSVKDELFKDTDFRRLSSCVAYDGGRNLFTSAELPEGLFRVRVRSKTYIVSVDLKKQMPLSQLSELPVPREVLQGLDVIVREASRWRKIIVGKGFYSPDNSLDIGQNAVALKGAQQTLKHTQQGLILCVDYSVMPFYKAGPVMDLVEKIVGRLDYRTTLNKRQVENLDYELKGRRVTVIHRRTNQKYTVQGLTPLPTSQLTFVDAETRQTKRLVDYYAQKHGKVIEYQMLPCLDLSKSKDKPNHVPIELCTLLEGQRYPKANLDKNSDRTLKSEALIPAFRRKKEILDLVNSRDGPCSGEIAHQFGISLDVQMTEVTGRILPPPNLKLGTSNGQTCKFSIDQDSCQWNLMKKKLVEGRDLDCWGIVDFSARPSHPRQEPLNGRMFVEKIVKKCCDLGIRMNTTPCFVHISGMAVLSDPHQLHEELNKAKQTAVSKKQKLKLLFCPMSEQHPGYKTLKLICDTELGILTQCFLSNLANKPQGQDQYMTNLALKINGKLGGSNVQLFDSLPRVSGVPFMFIGADVNHPSPGNVESPSIAAVVASINPGVNKYASRIRAQPHRCEVIQQLGEICLELIRVFEKQNCVKPKRIIYFRDGVSDGQFDMVLNEELADMEKAIKVNGYSPTITVIVAKKRHHTRLFPKDQGQPQTRNGNVPPGTVVDTGVVDPSAYDFYLCSHNGLLGTSRPTHYYSLVDEHGFSSDDLQKLIYNLCFVFARCTKPVSLATPVYYADLAAYRGRLYYEAGLKSGTFEVGNFPRLHKDLEDNMFFI